In a genomic window of Candidatus Poribacteria bacterium:
- a CDS encoding four helix bundle protein, which yields MRDFRRLQVWSRSHDLTLRIYELTSQFPRDEIYGLTSQIRRACASIPTNIAEGCGRDSSAEFARFLQIAMGSTSETEYLTLLAHDLKYLNDIQYVELIDTIVSLKKMLTALLRNIRTEN from the coding sequence ATGCGGGATTTCAGGAGATTACAGGTGTGGAGCAGATCTCACGATTTAACTTTACGGATATACGAGTTAACATCTCAATTCCCGCGCGATGAGATATATGGACTCACAAGTCAAATCCGTCGCGCTTGTGCTTCAATCCCAACAAATATCGCTGAAGGCTGTGGAAGAGATAGCTCCGCTGAATTCGCCCGTTTTCTTCAGATAGCAATGGGGTCAACAAGTGAGACAGAATATCTTACTCTTCTCGCTCACGACCTGAAATACCTCAATGATATTCAGTATGTTGAGTTAATCGACACAATCGTTAGTCTCAAGAAGATGTTAACTGCTTTACTAAGGAATATTAGAACTGAAAACTGA
- a CDS encoding DUF4398 domain-containing protein, which produces MRWIIYLITLTTMLGLLGCGGQLQQLAVETMQNAQIALSSAEAMGAQETAGAPLSTAQELFTTAENAMNAGDAEQAYRLALRAYLHARIATETAIAVREEALLEEVEAQLTLGEQSVAEALQRLALIKAELDALRDE; this is translated from the coding sequence ATGAGATGGATAATCTACCTCATCACCTTAACAACAATGCTTGGATTGCTCGGGTGCGGTGGGCAATTGCAGCAACTCGCCGTAGAAACAATGCAAAACGCGCAAATCGCGCTCTCCTCCGCGGAGGCGATGGGCGCGCAGGAAACCGCAGGGGCACCGCTCAGCACCGCTCAAGAGCTGTTTACTACTGCTGAAAATGCGATGAACGCTGGTGATGCGGAACAGGCATATCGGCTGGCACTGCGTGCCTATCTCCATGCCCGCATCGCAACTGAAACCGCTATTGCTGTGCGCGAGGAAGCACTCCTTGAAGAGGTAGAAGCGCAACTCACGCTCGGCGAACAGAGTGTTGCTGAGGCCCTCCAGAGGCTTGCGTTGATAAAAGCAGAACTTGATGCATTGCGTGACGAATAA
- a CDS encoding alanine--glyoxylate aminotransferase family protein: MYDELIVPPRVLLGPGPSEANARVLKAMTTPMLGYLDAKFVEVMDDTVALLRQVFGTQNRLTLPVSGTGTAGMEAALANVVEPGDGVVVGINGYFGERIANIAARCGGVVTTVEAEWGTHIPTEKIAEAVAKTSAPKLLALVHGETSTGILQPLADAIEIAHSSGALFLADCVTSLGGQPVDMDARGIDIAYSCTQKCLAGPPGLSPISFNERAVNVIRNRKTPIQSFYLDMTLLENYWHGEKRSYHHTVSMSMIYALREALRVVLEEGLAARYERHELNASALLTGAKAIGLQPAAEEGYRAPMLTTLRIPDGIDDATIRKRLITDYGIEIGAGLGTFAGKAWRIGLMGESANERNVMLVLNALEKLLIEFGHSVAPGTAVHAASQVY, from the coding sequence GTGTATGATGAATTAATAGTGCCACCGCGCGTGCTGCTCGGTCCCGGACCGAGTGAAGCCAACGCGCGGGTTCTTAAAGCAATGACGACCCCGATGCTGGGGTACTTAGATGCCAAATTTGTCGAAGTGATGGATGACACGGTGGCACTGCTCCGCCAAGTCTTTGGAACCCAAAACAGATTGACTTTACCAGTCTCAGGGACTGGAACCGCAGGTATGGAAGCCGCTCTTGCTAATGTTGTTGAACCTGGCGATGGCGTCGTTGTGGGTATCAACGGCTACTTTGGCGAGCGGATCGCCAACATCGCTGCACGCTGCGGCGGGGTCGTTACAACTGTAGAAGCCGAGTGGGGCACACACATTCCCACCGAAAAGATTGCCGAAGCCGTCGCCAAGACTTCTGCCCCGAAACTACTTGCGTTGGTGCATGGAGAGACCTCTACCGGTATCCTTCAGCCCTTGGCAGATGCAATTGAGATCGCACACAGCAGCGGCGCCCTCTTTCTCGCTGACTGCGTAACCTCTCTCGGTGGACAGCCTGTGGACATGGATGCCCGCGGTATTGATATTGCCTATAGCTGCACGCAAAAATGCCTCGCCGGTCCGCCCGGACTCTCGCCCATCAGTTTCAATGAACGCGCTGTTAATGTAATTCGGAACCGAAAAACACCTATCCAGAGTTTCTATCTCGATATGACACTTCTTGAAAACTATTGGCACGGCGAGAAACGGAGTTATCATCACACGGTTTCGATGTCAATGATTTACGCCTTACGAGAGGCACTACGCGTCGTTTTAGAAGAAGGGTTGGCGGCGCGTTATGAACGACATGAACTCAACGCCAGCGCGCTCCTCACAGGTGCAAAAGCGATCGGATTGCAGCCCGCAGCGGAAGAGGGTTACCGCGCGCCTATGCTAACCACGCTGCGCATCCCCGACGGTATTGATGACGCGACCATTCGGAAACGTTTAATTACGGATTACGGGATAGAGATCGGCGCCGGTTTGGGGACCTTTGCTGGAAAGGCGTGGCGAATTGGACTGATGGGCGAATCTGCTAATGAGCGGAATGTCATGCTTGTTCTCAACGCATTAGAGAAACTGCTGATCGAGTTCGGGCATAGCGTGGCACCCGGTACGGCTGTTCATGCGGCATCGCAGGTGTATTAG
- a CDS encoding PglZ domain-containing protein, with amino-acid sequence MHFYNLSMAQAHHILWIDDEIEALQPHIRVLRERGYTVTPVTNGEDGIALLTNSDTQYNAILLDQVMPGKDGMATLDAIRTINAQIPVILVTQSSDEQFVEIALGKQVTDFLVKPIGVAQIVSTLKRVLDQTQIVVDQIPSRYTADFNAIRTLKDSAPSWQEWVDIYLKLLQWDLVSEKLADGGLEETHLGQKKECNTEFSDFVEANYANWVAGGSDAPPLSVNILDRYVIPQLQAGKSVYFIVVDCFRLDHWLAVESLLYPYFSIEREYSFSILPSATMYSRNALFSGLFPAEIAERYPQYWQEESDGDTSTNRYERQLLGEHLKRRGVKLKSAPQYFKIFDTRGGNTYKKRVAANTRVELSTLVVNFIDILTHQRSQSDVLQQLAPDVSAFRALARSWFSHSVLFDILRMVAAQNATVVLTSDHGSVFCNRATRARGNRETTTSLRFKIGTNLGCEKNEAVHLHNPGEYRLPAETASKDYILAKDDYYFVYPNDFYKYKRQFQGGFQHGGISMGELITPVVTLTPRL; translated from the coding sequence GTGCATTTTTACAACTTGAGTATGGCACAAGCACATCATATCTTATGGATTGACGATGAAATAGAAGCCTTACAACCGCACATTCGCGTGCTGCGCGAACGGGGTTACACCGTCACGCCTGTCACAAATGGCGAAGACGGCATCGCGCTTTTAACGAATAGCGATACGCAGTACAATGCCATTCTCCTTGATCAGGTGATGCCGGGTAAAGATGGGATGGCGACGCTTGATGCGATCCGTACGATTAACGCACAAATCCCGGTCATTCTCGTCACGCAATCGAGTGATGAACAATTTGTTGAGATAGCGCTCGGTAAACAGGTCACAGATTTTCTGGTAAAACCCATCGGTGTTGCCCAGATCGTCTCTACCCTCAAACGTGTCCTTGATCAGACGCAGATCGTCGTAGATCAGATCCCGAGCCGGTACACCGCGGATTTTAATGCGATCCGCACTCTGAAAGATTCCGCGCCCAGCTGGCAGGAATGGGTGGATATCTACCTCAAACTCTTACAGTGGGATTTAGTGTCTGAAAAACTCGCCGACGGTGGGTTAGAGGAGACACATCTTGGGCAAAAAAAGGAGTGCAACACCGAGTTCTCCGATTTTGTGGAAGCGAATTACGCCAACTGGGTCGCTGGCGGTTCGGATGCCCCACCCCTATCTGTTAATATCTTGGATCGGTACGTTATTCCCCAACTTCAAGCCGGAAAATCCGTCTATTTTATTGTGGTTGACTGCTTTCGCTTGGACCATTGGCTGGCAGTGGAATCGCTCCTGTACCCCTATTTTTCTATTGAACGTGAGTATAGTTTTTCAATCCTACCGAGTGCAACGATGTATTCACGGAACGCGCTGTTCAGTGGTTTATTCCCCGCGGAGATCGCGGAACGCTATCCGCAGTACTGGCAAGAGGAATCTGATGGCGACACAAGTACGAATCGCTACGAACGGCAGCTCCTTGGAGAACATCTTAAGCGCAGAGGTGTCAAGTTAAAATCAGCCCCTCAGTATTTCAAGATTTTTGACACCCGAGGTGGAAACACCTACAAAAAGCGGGTCGCTGCGAATACACGTGTTGAACTTTCGACGCTGGTTGTTAACTTCATTGATATTCTGACCCATCAACGTTCACAGTCAGATGTTCTACAACAACTCGCCCCTGATGTATCCGCTTTCCGGGCGCTCGCGCGTTCTTGGTTTTCACATTCCGTACTTTTTGATATTTTGCGTATGGTTGCAGCGCAGAACGCAACTGTAGTTCTTACCAGCGACCACGGGTCGGTCTTCTGCAACCGCGCCACCCGTGCACGTGGTAACCGCGAGACCACCACCAGTCTCCGGTTTAAAATCGGCACGAACCTCGGCTGCGAAAAGAACGAAGCCGTACATCTCCATAATCCAGGGGAATATCGGCTTCCCGCGGAAACCGCAAGTAAGGATTACATTCTCGCGAAAGACGATTACTATTTCGTCTATCCAAACGATTTTTATAAGTATAAACGGCAGTTTCAAGGAGGGTTCCAGCACGGTGGCATTTCAATGGGTGAACTCATAACACCCGTCGTAACCCTGACACCGAGGCTGTAA
- a CDS encoding OmpA family protein codes for MKFYGWLLLCTCLVVFGCTKPEIDEVMLATQFQDGQQAINNAAELGAESLVPEEYGRAVKLMSFARNSQEKSDIPQSYEFAYQAELVALITIAKARQHHAKQKVISIREQIYQQALKIQEYELEIERIRQAITEEQFARALRSGDESQQQVEQLSAEIADLRTKLRQAELRVPIAGLELLVNITVDIYPAIKETADYERVQTAVASITNLIEQKAFLDAEDATTDAQRLVNDLYQLAVQKREAEGTAKANAQIAIAQVEVIIQRAQILNATQHAPKQLQEASAQLQSAKQALDANRYEQAQQSAQQARQSADEAVATAEVREYRQRAQQELNTLIARARRAIEGLGEKIAAQTETQVPQLEAKLYELANSAYEKSQSAFAAKEYDDAIKAATEGEDYLRRAIAGTERVTSAKSDLLLAAKRIPKAAVTQQSDSILIRVSGNAFAYGSTQIRPEFIDTFAQLAKVLRTAGFSKYPVRIEAHTSSLGNARVNQSVSMGRADSIKRFLTTDGRVDAGRITAVGLGETRPIVEEGPNKEEKNRRIDVIIKTN; via the coding sequence ATGAAATTTTACGGATGGCTACTCTTATGCACTTGCCTCGTCGTTTTTGGATGTACGAAACCAGAGATTGATGAAGTTATGCTGGCGACGCAGTTCCAAGACGGGCAACAAGCCATTAATAATGCAGCTGAATTGGGAGCCGAATCTTTGGTGCCAGAGGAATACGGCCGCGCAGTGAAACTCATGAGTTTCGCTCGGAACTCGCAAGAGAAGTCGGATATTCCGCAGAGTTATGAGTTCGCGTATCAGGCGGAATTGGTGGCACTGATCACTATCGCAAAAGCACGACAACACCACGCGAAGCAGAAGGTCATCTCTATCCGAGAACAGATATATCAACAGGCCCTAAAGATACAGGAGTATGAACTCGAAATCGAACGTATCCGTCAAGCGATCACCGAAGAGCAGTTTGCTCGGGCTTTGAGATCAGGTGATGAGAGCCAACAACAGGTAGAACAACTCTCAGCCGAAATTGCGGATTTAAGAACAAAACTACGTCAAGCCGAACTCCGTGTCCCGATTGCCGGTTTAGAGTTGCTTGTGAATATTACGGTAGATATTTATCCTGCCATTAAGGAGACCGCTGACTACGAACGCGTTCAAACGGCGGTCGCTTCTATAACGAATCTTATTGAACAAAAGGCGTTTCTTGATGCCGAAGATGCCACGACTGATGCCCAGAGACTCGTGAATGATCTTTACCAATTGGCGGTGCAAAAACGAGAAGCAGAGGGGACGGCAAAGGCGAACGCGCAAATCGCAATCGCGCAGGTGGAAGTTATCATCCAACGTGCGCAAATCCTCAATGCCACTCAACATGCGCCGAAGCAGCTGCAAGAGGCGAGTGCACAACTGCAAAGCGCGAAACAGGCATTGGACGCGAATCGCTATGAGCAGGCGCAGCAGTCCGCACAACAGGCGCGACAATCCGCCGACGAGGCTGTCGCAACTGCGGAGGTCAGGGAATATAGGCAACGCGCCCAGCAGGAATTAAATACGCTGATAGCACGTGCCCGACGGGCTATTGAGGGTTTAGGCGAAAAGATCGCCGCGCAGACTGAGACACAGGTGCCGCAGCTGGAAGCAAAACTTTATGAACTCGCAAATTCGGCGTACGAAAAATCGCAATCCGCATTCGCTGCTAAGGAATATGACGACGCGATTAAAGCAGCTACGGAGGGAGAAGATTACCTACGACGCGCCATTGCAGGCACAGAGCGGGTAACATCGGCGAAGTCAGATTTGCTGCTCGCCGCGAAGCGGATTCCTAAGGCTGCCGTCACACAACAAAGCGATAGTATCCTAATCCGTGTTAGCGGTAATGCGTTTGCCTACGGGAGCACACAGATCCGACCAGAATTTATTGATACGTTCGCGCAGCTTGCAAAAGTCCTACGAACGGCTGGATTCAGTAAATATCCGGTACGCATTGAGGCGCACACCAGTTCTTTAGGAAATGCAAGGGTCAATCAAAGTGTAAGTATGGGGCGCGCGGATTCAATTAAGAGATTCCTCACTACGGACGGGCGGGTAGACGCAGGACGGATTACCGCAGTAGGCTTAGGAGAGACCCGACCTATTGTTGAGGAGGGACCGAACAAAGAAGAAAAGAACCGCAGGATTGATGTTATCATCAAGACTAACTGA
- a CDS encoding HAMP domain-containing sensor histidine kinase, with product MQFPFKDDIINVEVCVRVVRRDTKLRLNRRIIPRYTTTRLIFVYFIVGLGTLIFGFAYYTRQISQLNADIVAQIDIFANLAEVIPSVEDRELQQKLNEIVKQESSAIDRARAFSFIITDAEGNVMVARGVDPELDAKIDNLDTTKVNADEKISLTEDEKTLLAVTLARMQEKNPPREIPMLLEDRQLKGYVYYGDADPSEMAHLPFVITDTAGVPQKWQIWDDVVIADNATVQERERAKIFVQNAPASSMIVTTPKSHNGYFYYESKPYYGLVVPFIVPFVLLVFGVVCFLVYQRIKSYEHSAIWGGLAKETAHQLGTPISSLLAWAELLHERSRETGDATLAELSESMRNDLERLGKTTARFGMIGTQPPLTEVNMAEIFEEVQAYFEKRLPHISRRVEIQLMLHEVPSVLANTQLLHWVFENLIRNSLDAMDKADGWVQIEPTHDKRHNDVVIRYADNGSGIDRENQRKIFEPGMSTKTHGWGLGLTVVQRIIREYHHGSIRMVKTSPEGTTFEIRLPVA from the coding sequence TTGCAATTTCCTTTTAAAGATGATATTATTAATGTTGAGGTTTGCGTCCGAGTTGTACGGAGGGATACGAAATTGCGGTTGAATCGTCGAATTATTCCAAGGTATACGACCACCCGTTTAATATTTGTCTACTTTATCGTTGGACTCGGGACGCTCATATTTGGATTTGCTTATTACACGCGACAGATCTCGCAGCTGAACGCGGACATAGTGGCACAGATAGACATCTTCGCCAATCTCGCGGAGGTCATTCCGAGTGTTGAGGACCGGGAATTACAACAGAAACTAAATGAGATCGTAAAACAGGAATCATCTGCCATAGACAGAGCGCGCGCGTTTTCATTTATTATCACGGATGCTGAAGGTAACGTCATGGTTGCGCGAGGCGTTGACCCAGAATTGGACGCAAAAATCGACAATTTGGATACGACAAAAGTAAACGCAGATGAGAAAATTTCGTTGACAGAAGATGAGAAGACTTTGCTGGCGGTAACATTAGCGCGCATGCAGGAAAAGAATCCGCCCCGCGAAATACCCATGCTCCTTGAAGATAGGCAGCTAAAGGGATACGTTTACTACGGTGATGCTGACCCGAGCGAAATGGCGCACTTGCCGTTTGTGATAACTGATACTGCTGGTGTCCCACAAAAATGGCAGATATGGGATGATGTCGTCATCGCGGATAACGCGACTGTGCAGGAACGAGAACGGGCGAAAATCTTCGTTCAGAACGCACCCGCATCCTCGATGATTGTAACAACTCCGAAGAGTCACAACGGTTATTTTTATTATGAGAGCAAACCGTACTATGGGTTGGTGGTGCCTTTCATAGTACCTTTCGTCTTATTAGTATTCGGGGTTGTCTGTTTCCTCGTTTACCAACGGATTAAGTCTTATGAACACTCGGCAATTTGGGGTGGCTTAGCTAAAGAGACAGCACATCAACTCGGAACGCCGATTTCATCATTGTTGGCATGGGCAGAACTCTTGCATGAACGGAGCAGAGAAACAGGCGATGCAACACTCGCTGAGCTCTCCGAAAGCATGCGAAACGATCTGGAGCGTTTAGGGAAAACAACTGCCCGCTTCGGTATGATTGGTACGCAACCGCCACTGACCGAAGTGAACATGGCTGAGATATTTGAAGAAGTCCAAGCGTACTTTGAGAAACGGTTGCCACACATTAGCCGACGCGTTGAAATTCAACTGATGCTACACGAAGTACCATCTGTCCTCGCAAATACCCAACTGTTGCACTGGGTGTTTGAAAACCTGATACGGAATTCGCTGGACGCTATGGATAAAGCGGATGGATGGGTTCAGATTGAACCGACGCATGACAAGCGACACAACGATGTTGTTATACGGTACGCCGACAACGGAAGCGGTATAGACCGTGAGAATCAGCGAAAAATCTTTGAACCGGGGATGTCTACGAAGACACACGGATGGGGACTTGGATTAACTGTGGTACAACGTATCATCCGTGAGTATCATCACGGCAGTATCCGCATGGTTAAAACGAGTCCTGAAGGTACGACTTTTGAAATTCGATTGCCGGTCGCGTGA
- the guaA gene encoding glutamine-hydrolyzing GMP synthase, translating into MDYTDNTASTQQETILILDFGSQYTQLIARRVREQNIYCEIHPYTLTLPEIEAIAPKGIILSGGPASVYETDAPKIDAKLFNLGIPVLGICYGMQLMAVLLAGGKVHPATEREYGHAPLQVLSKTDPLFEGLSSCFSAWMSHGDRIEAPPIGFETIAQTENAPIAAMVDTERAFYGLQFHPEVEHTQDADRILANFTREICGCRNTWTMRAFIARATAQIQEQVGDARVLCAVSGGIDSMVLATLLHQAIGAALVSVFVDNGLLRKDEAAEVIKTCKQIGIPLVAVDAVKPFLDGLAGVTDPEQKRKVIGAQFIETFKHSVAEMGHNFRFLAQGTLYPDVIESVSVKGPSATIKTHHNVGGLPSDMPFELLEPFRELFKDEVRAVGAELNVPSHVLGRHPFPGPGLAVRILGEVTYERLEILRAADAIFIAEIKAAGLYDQIWQALVVLLPVKSVGVMGDARTYENAVALRAVTSSDAMTADWARIPPDVLARISNRIINEVQGINRVVYDISSKPPSTIEWE; encoded by the coding sequence ATGGACTATACCGACAACACTGCATCAACACAACAAGAGACTATCCTCATTTTGGATTTCGGTTCGCAATACACGCAGCTGATTGCACGGCGCGTCCGCGAGCAAAATATCTATTGCGAAATTCACCCGTATACACTGACGCTGCCCGAAATAGAGGCTATCGCGCCCAAGGGGATCATTCTCAGTGGCGGACCTGCAAGTGTCTATGAGACGGATGCCCCGAAAATTGATGCGAAACTCTTTAATCTCGGCATACCTGTATTAGGTATCTGCTACGGCATGCAGCTCATGGCAGTGCTCTTAGCGGGTGGGAAGGTACATCCAGCCACTGAACGCGAATACGGGCACGCTCCGCTTCAAGTGCTTAGCAAAACGGATCCGCTTTTTGAGGGACTCTCTTCCTGCTTTTCTGCTTGGATGAGCCACGGCGATCGGATTGAGGCACCTCCCATCGGTTTTGAAACAATTGCACAGACAGAGAATGCCCCTATCGCTGCTATGGTAGATACCGAACGCGCGTTTTACGGTTTACAATTCCACCCGGAGGTGGAGCATACCCAAGATGCTGACCGGATTTTGGCGAACTTCACGCGGGAGATATGCGGGTGCCGCAATACGTGGACGATGCGTGCTTTCATCGCACGCGCGACAGCACAAATACAGGAACAGGTCGGTGATGCGCGCGTCCTCTGTGCAGTCAGCGGCGGTATTGATTCAATGGTGCTGGCGACGCTGCTCCATCAGGCGATAGGCGCCGCGCTCGTATCCGTTTTTGTGGATAATGGACTCCTCCGAAAAGACGAAGCCGCTGAGGTCATCAAAACTTGCAAACAGATCGGGATTCCTCTTGTCGCTGTTGATGCAGTAAAGCCGTTTCTTGATGGGTTGGCAGGGGTTACGGACCCGGAGCAGAAGCGAAAGGTCATCGGGGCACAGTTCATTGAAACTTTCAAACACTCGGTGGCAGAGATGGGACATAATTTCCGTTTTCTCGCACAAGGCACGCTCTATCCTGATGTCATAGAAAGCGTCTCTGTCAAGGGACCATCTGCTACGATTAAGACGCACCATAACGTTGGCGGGCTGCCATCCGATATGCCGTTTGAATTGCTTGAGCCGTTCAGGGAACTGTTTAAGGATGAAGTGCGAGCCGTTGGGGCAGAACTAAATGTTCCATCACATGTCCTTGGACGACACCCGTTTCCTGGACCTGGGCTTGCTGTCCGCATTTTAGGTGAGGTAACCTATGAGCGTTTGGAGATACTCCGGGCAGCGGATGCGATTTTTATTGCTGAGATTAAAGCGGCAGGCTTGTACGACCAGATTTGGCAAGCATTGGTGGTGCTTTTACCTGTCAAGAGTGTCGGGGTGATGGGAGATGCACGCACTTACGAAAACGCTGTGGCACTCCGGGCAGTCACCAGCAGCGATGCGATGACAGCGGATTGGGCGCGTATCCCGCCGGATGTACTCGCGAGAATCTCGAATCGGATCATCAATGAGGTGCAAGGCATCAACCGTGTCGTTTACGATATTAGTTCAAAACCGCCAAGCACGATTGAGTGGGAGTAG
- the rplU gene encoding 50S ribosomal protein L21 — protein MYAVFASGGKQHRVEVGNLIDIEKLDADVGESVIFPSVLAVVDDDGQLQAGSPYLENTAVTGEVVQQARTKKTIVFKSKRRKGYKRKLGHRQSFTRVKITAIGAVEEESDGS, from the coding sequence ATGTATGCAGTTTTTGCGAGCGGTGGGAAACAGCATCGCGTAGAAGTGGGAAACTTGATTGATATTGAAAAACTTGACGCGGATGTTGGCGAAAGTGTTATATTCCCATCTGTCTTGGCTGTCGTTGATGATGACGGTCAGTTGCAAGCTGGCTCGCCCTACCTTGAAAATACCGCCGTTACAGGCGAGGTAGTTCAACAAGCACGCACGAAAAAGACGATTGTGTTCAAATCGAAACGACGTAAGGGGTACAAACGCAAATTAGGTCACCGTCAATCGTTTACACGCGTGAAAATTACCGCAATCGGCGCGGTGGAGGAAGAATCTGATGGCTCATAA
- a CDS encoding Rne/Rng family ribonuclease: protein MEKEILISDDEYETRCAVLEEGVLNEIYIERKAAAQTLGNLYKGRVENVLPGMQVAFVDIGLDRHAFLHISDLKYESANEDEAEDENVNGNRKLDKDVDTLDLKAKPTKQSRGGRGFPFLISDLISKRQELLVQVGKEPIGTKGARVTSNITLPGRYAVYMPNSSNIGVSRRIESATERDRLRNMAKTVKADVEGGFIIRTAAEGLNETEFASEIRYLINQWKQVSERAKQKSAPSLVSKDLSFTNRIVRDMLTKDVKQLLIDSKAGYQETMDYVSSVMPDLKPRVSLYKDDATLFDAYGVERALKEALSEKIWLKCGGHIIIQQTEAMVSIDVNTGRFVGKSDPDNTILSANLEAVEEVVRQIQLRDLGGIIVVDFIDMEEAAHRKRVFKMLQEALRKDRARTNILHFSDLGLVEMTRQRTRPSLSTLLMEECPYCDGHGTVLSIETVVIQLLRAVKMAHNQSGHSELRVIANDYVVSHIKAQMANKLRDLKKSLKLDLTLEADADLHLEDYRIFVGRGEELFLD, encoded by the coding sequence ATGGAAAAGGAGATACTTATTTCTGATGATGAGTATGAAACACGCTGTGCGGTACTTGAGGAGGGGGTGCTAAATGAAATTTATATTGAACGGAAAGCAGCGGCGCAGACATTGGGAAATCTTTACAAAGGAAGAGTCGAGAACGTTTTACCCGGAATGCAGGTAGCCTTCGTTGATATTGGGCTGGACCGGCACGCCTTTCTACATATTTCTGATCTCAAATACGAGAGTGCTAACGAAGATGAAGCTGAAGATGAAAATGTGAATGGAAACCGGAAACTCGACAAAGATGTTGATACATTGGATTTGAAAGCAAAGCCTACTAAACAATCCCGTGGGGGGCGCGGGTTCCCATTTCTCATTAGCGACCTCATCTCAAAGCGGCAAGAACTTCTCGTGCAAGTCGGAAAAGAACCTATCGGGACAAAGGGTGCACGTGTTACCAGTAACATTACACTTCCCGGACGCTATGCCGTCTATATGCCAAATTCCTCTAATATTGGCGTGTCACGCCGGATTGAGTCTGCCACTGAACGAGATAGGTTGCGCAATATGGCAAAGACGGTTAAGGCGGATGTTGAGGGCGGCTTTATCATACGGACTGCCGCGGAGGGGTTAAACGAGACCGAATTTGCATCTGAAATCCGATACCTCATCAACCAGTGGAAGCAGGTCAGTGAGCGTGCCAAGCAGAAATCGGCTCCCAGTCTCGTTAGTAAAGACCTGAGTTTTACGAACAGGATTGTCCGGGATATGCTGACCAAAGATGTCAAGCAACTCCTCATTGACTCAAAGGCGGGCTATCAAGAAACGATGGACTATGTCTCTTCTGTGATGCCTGATTTGAAACCGAGGGTCTCGCTTTATAAGGACGATGCGACCCTTTTTGATGCCTATGGTGTTGAGCGGGCACTCAAAGAAGCACTCAGTGAGAAAATTTGGCTCAAGTGTGGTGGGCATATTATCATCCAACAGACTGAAGCCATGGTCTCCATTGATGTCAACACTGGACGGTTCGTCGGGAAATCTGATCCTGACAACACGATTCTCAGTGCCAACCTTGAGGCGGTTGAGGAGGTCGTCCGCCAGATTCAATTACGTGATCTCGGCGGCATTATCGTCGTTGATTTCATTGATATGGAAGAGGCAGCGCATCGCAAGCGCGTCTTCAAGATGTTACAGGAAGCACTTCGGAAGGACCGCGCCCGTACCAACATCCTCCATTTCTCAGACTTAGGACTCGTTGAGATGACGCGCCAACGCACCCGGCCGAGTCTCTCTACGCTACTTATGGAAGAATGTCCCTACTGCGATGGACATGGCACTGTCCTATCCATCGAAACCGTCGTCATTCAGCTGCTCCGTGCGGTTAAGATGGCGCATAACCAGTCGGGACACTCGGAACTACGCGTTATCGCCAACGACTATGTTGTCTCGCATATCAAGGCGCAGATGGCGAATAAATTGCGGGATCTCAAGAAGTCGTTGAAATTAGATTTAACGCTGGAAGCGGATGCCGATCTGCACCTCGAAGATTATCGGATCTTCGTCGGCAGGGGTGAAGAACTGTTTTTGGATTAA
- the rpmA gene encoding 50S ribosomal protein L27 — MAHKKGGGSTRNGRDSIGKRLGVKRFSGSYVTAGSILARQRGTHIHPGNNVGLGNDYTLYSKINGYVWFERKDKYRRKVSVYTERPEF; from the coding sequence ATGGCTCATAAGAAAGGCGGCGGAAGCACGCGAAACGGACGCGACAGTATCGGAAAACGACTCGGTGTCAAGAGATTTTCTGGAAGCTATGTCACCGCAGGAAGCATTCTCGCCCGGCAACGTGGGACTCATATACACCCCGGCAACAACGTCGGTCTTGGAAATGATTATACGCTCTACTCGAAAATTAATGGATATGTATGGTTTGAGCGGAAAGACAAGTATCGCCGGAAGGTGAGTGTCTATACAGAGCGTCCTGAATTTTAG